A stretch of DNA from Dokdonia sp. PRO95:
TATCATATTTTTAATAACAACAATGTTATTTTTTATAAGCTGAAAAGGGGAATACACCTTAATCAAGAGGAGTGGAATGATTTATATAATCTAGCTAATACCTATTTAATTTGTTATTTAAATGGTTTTGAAACCGCCATACAGAAGTTGGTAGATTTAAAACCTTATTTGAAAGCGTTAGACGGCGCTGTCTACGGCAGATATAAGGAGGCAATGCGTATTTTAAGAAAAGTACGTTATGAATAAAAAAAGAAAGAAAAGAAGTATGAGAACATTAGTTTTCGGAGATATACATGGAGGTTACAGAGCATTAGTGCAGGTTTTGGAGAGAGCAAATGTCACACAAGATGACCATCTCATTTTTTTAGGAGATTATGTAGACGGCTGGAGTGAGAGTGATGCAGTGATTGATGAGTTAATGCGCCTTAAAAAAGAACACAAAAAAGTCACTTTGATACGTGGCAACCATGACGACCTTGTACAGCAATGGCTAGAAGGAAAAACGATGTCTCCTAAGTGGTTACAGCATGGCGGGCAAAGTACAATAAATTGCTATGAGAAGAGATCTGCTCAAGAAATTAAAGAGCATATAAAATTTTATAAAACTTTTGAAGATTACTATTTAGATGATAAAAATCGCTTTTTCTGTCATGCGGGTTTTCAAAATTTAAACGGTCCAGACTACGAGTGGCACAGTACCGCATTTTATTGGGATCGTACACTCTGGGAGATGGCTTGTGCCATGAGAGAGGATCTCAAAAAGGAAGACCCATTATATCCTAAACGGTTACAATTATTTGAAGAGATTTATATAGGTCACACACCCACTACGCGTATTAATTCCTTGGTTCCTGTAAATAAAGCAAACATTTGGAATCTTGACACTGGAGCAGCTTTTAAGGGTTCACTTACAGTAATGGATGTGGACACGAAGGAGTTTTGGCAAAGTGATGCACTTCCATCATTATATCCAGATGAAACAGGTCGAAATTAAGAGTTGTTATTGCAAGAAGCAATTAATAAGGAGGTCCGGCGTTTTTAATTTCTCCCGTATCTTTAACACAAAGAATACTTTATGAATTTTAGCGCCCAGCCGCACATTGCGAGATGGTTTATTATCATCGCTTCGCTTATCATTACCACACTCATCTTGTGGAATGTGTCGCTGTTTTTTGATCAGCTCAAGGATGCAGAGCGTTCTAAGGTAGAGATCTATGCCGCTGCCTATAGGGCATTTGCAAATACGAGTGATGTAAATCTAGAAACTAGAAATAGGGACACCCGCATTCTTTCTGACGAGCTTATATCCTTACAGCAATTTATAATAGGAGATAATAGAACAATCCCTATACTTTTATACAGCATAGAAGAAAATCACTATACACCCAGAAATATTAAGAGAGAAGATAAGCTCACTCAAGAAGACTTTAAACGACTTGCAGAGGAGTATGCACTCATAAACGAGCCTATTGTGATAGGTTATGACGGAGTAGATAGCCAGATTTTGTACTACGGGAACTCATCTGTTATTAATCAGCTTAAGTATTTTCCTATTGCGCTTATTGTGATTGTCATTCTCTTTGTGGCATTGATTTACTTCTATTATTTAACCTCAAAAGCAGGAGCTCAAAATCTGCTTTGGGCAGGTATGGCAAAGGAAACTGCGCACCAGATAGGTACACCACTTTCATCCCTTGTAGGCTGGACAGAAATTCTCAAAACAGAAAATGTAGATCCAGATT
This window harbors:
- a CDS encoding metallophosphoesterase family protein; translation: MRTLVFGDIHGGYRALVQVLERANVTQDDHLIFLGDYVDGWSESDAVIDELMRLKKEHKKVTLIRGNHDDLVQQWLEGKTMSPKWLQHGGQSTINCYEKRSAQEIKEHIKFYKTFEDYYLDDKNRFFCHAGFQNLNGPDYEWHSTAFYWDRTLWEMACAMREDLKKEDPLYPKRLQLFEEIYIGHTPTTRINSLVPVNKANIWNLDTGAAFKGSLTVMDVDTKEFWQSDALPSLYPDETGRN
- a CDS encoding HAMP domain-containing sensor histidine kinase, with the translated sequence MNFSAQPHIARWFIIIASLIITTLILWNVSLFFDQLKDAERSKVEIYAAAYRAFANTSDVNLETRNRDTRILSDELISLQQFIIGDNRTIPILLYSIEENHYTPRNIKREDKLTQEDFKRLAEEYALINEPIVIGYDGVDSQILYYGNSSVINQLKYFPIALIVIVILFVALIYFYYLTSKAGAQNLLWAGMAKETAHQIGTPLSSLVGWTEILKTENVDPDYIAEMTKDINRLETITNRFSKIGSVPDLEEVDIIAETQEAYDYLSKRSSKLINFTLDVPQGELPVMLNKELYGWTFENLIKNAIDAMKGKGALTIAISRDTRFAKILITDTGKGIPKSKFNSVFEPGFTTKKRGWGLGLSLARRIVEEYHDGRIKVLESEVNKGTTMQISLRLAE